One region of Desulfatiglans anilini DSM 4660 genomic DNA includes:
- the tnpA gene encoding IS66 family insertion sequence element accessory protein TnpA, with amino-acid sequence MVGRIGAGSCPQAASGQAIKAFCAERKIRIYQFYAWRCRFKASIRCQQKPGGFLELCFPIRMKRTPQSESIWETASGLKVSKGFIHLASVLNTRGRDVISWRHPIWII; translated from the coding sequence ATCGTCGGGCGCATTGGAGCAGGATCATGCCCCCAAGCTGCAAGTGGTCAGGCCATCAAGGCCTTTTGCGCCGAGCGTAAAATCCGCATCTATCAGTTTTATGCTTGGCGCTGCCGCTTTAAAGCCAGCATCCGCTGCCAACAGAAACCCGGAGGATTTCTTGAACTGTGTTTCCCGATAAGGATGAAGAGAACGCCCCAATCCGAATCCATTTGGGAGACCGCCTCTGGGTTGAAGGTTTCTAAGGGTTTTATCCATCTGGCAAGCGTGCTTAACACGCGGGGTCGGGATGTTATAAGTTGGCGCCATCCCATTTGGATTATATAA